Proteins encoded by one window of Chondromyces crocatus:
- a CDS encoding fluoride efflux transporter FluC yields MTTAPVWQRLLWICFAGALGSGARFLVSLGAERLGQGQGSFPFGTLIVNVVGSFLICMVMELAAAGLVSPTLRLTLTTGFLGGFTTYSAFAYETLRSAEARQWSITAANLVATLVLGLGAGVLGMICGRKLAGG; encoded by the coding sequence GTGACCACCGCGCCCGTCTGGCAGCGGCTCCTGTGGATCTGCTTCGCAGGAGCCCTCGGCTCGGGCGCGCGCTTCCTCGTCTCCCTCGGCGCCGAGCGCCTCGGGCAAGGGCAGGGGAGCTTCCCGTTCGGCACCCTGATCGTGAACGTCGTCGGCTCGTTCCTGATCTGCATGGTCATGGAACTCGCCGCCGCTGGCCTCGTCTCTCCCACACTCCGCCTGACCCTCACCACCGGCTTCCTGGGCGGCTTCACCACCTACTCCGCGTTCGCCTACGAGACCCTTCGCAGCGCCGAGGCCCGCCAGTGGTCGATCACCGCCGCGAACCTCGTCGCCACCCTCGTCCTCGGCCTCGGCGCCGGCGTGCTCGGCATGATCTGCGGCCGCAAGCTGGCCGGCGGCTGA